DNA from Ziziphus jujuba cultivar Dongzao chromosome 2, ASM3175591v1:
CTTGTTCTCTATTTCCAAAGGGAGTTGCTCGAAATGGTTCTCCCCCATGGCGAGAAGATGACAAAGATGGACATTACATGTTTGGCATTGGAGATAATTTAACTTCACGCTGTAATTACGCTTGCCATCACTAAAGAAATTTGCATCTGTTAATTACCCTAATGTTTATTTAAGTCATGGCTAAGATGCCCCTTTTATAGGTTTTgttctatttatattttgcattttgaatTTCAATACAAGTTATTTCAGTGCTTATAAGATTGTAAAATTGAGCCTGTAGGACCCTGTGTTACTGATTTTTGGGGAACATAATATCCTAGAATGTCTGAAAGCAAGCATGAGTAATTTTATCCTTCCTTATTGCAGATAAGATCCAGGGTAAAATGGGTGAAGGTACCTTTGGTCAGGTTTTGGAATGCTGGGacagagagaaaaaggaaatgGTTGCCATAAAAGTTGTACGCGGAATCAAAAAGTATCGCGAGGCAGCTATGATTGAAATTGAAGTGCTGCAACAGCTTGGAAAACATGATAAAGGCGGCAACCGGTGTGTAGTTGTTCTTGTTTTACTCTTTTACTGCTTGCTGACACATTAGAAAATCTTTCCTAAAGTTTGTAGCATTTGTTAAATGGGTTTATTCCTTGCAGTTGTGTGCAAATACGGAACTGGTTTGACTATCGTAACCATATCTGTATTGTAAGTATATGATTGATTTGTGATGGATTGATTTCCCCGGCTCACAAATAATTTGGGGGTTAAAACTTGTGGGTGAATTCAAATGGTTTTAACAGGTGTTTGAGAAGCTTGGACCAAGCTTATACGATTTCTTACGGAAAAACAATTACCGCTCATTTCCTATTGACCTTGTCCGTGAGATTGGCAGACAACTATTGGAGTGTGTAGCATGTGTGTTAGCTAGTTTCTTCTCCATCccccaaatatattatttattctacTTTGGTTTTTAATGAATGTGATGATGAATGTTCGAAAGTGTGTGTAAGGGTCATAACCTCCATTAGGggtcattaaattttcattcataAGCACTCTCCTAAAATAACAGACAGATAATAATGTACAAGTGTAACTGGACTATATTGGTTTGTGTCGGTTAGTTCTTTCACATTTATCTGTTCTCTGATGAAGTTTCTATTAATTTCAGTTATGCATGATTTACGTCTGATTCATACCGACTTGAAGCCTGAGAACATTCTTCTTGTTTCGTCGGATTATGTTAAAGTCCCTGATTACAAGGTATTTTTGTTTACATTACTCATTTTATTTCCTAACCGTGGTAAATTGgttcttgtaatttattttgattagtCTAGCTGGCAATTTAtcttttgttatttaattattgttttaccGTTTGCAGAATTCATCTCGGTCGCCAAAAGATAGTTCCTACTATAAAAGGGTGCCAAAGTCTAGTGCTGTAAAGGTGATTGACTTTGGTAGCACAACTTATGAGCGTCAAGATCAGAATTATATTGTGTCAACTCGGCATTATCGTGCACCTGAAGTCATCCTTGGTAAGGGTTGTAGTGTCGGTATAAAATTGCTGCATTTGTTTCCAGTAGTGTATAATTTTCATGCTGGTTTTGATAGGACTCGGATGGAGTTATCCTTGTGATGTATGGAGCGTTGGTTGTATCTTGGTTGAATTGTGCACGGGTGAGGCTTTGTTTCAAACTCATGAGAATTTGGAGCACCTTGCAATGATGGAACGGGTTCTTGGTCCCATGCCTCAGCATATTTTGAAGAGAGTAGAGTGAGTGATCCTGCTATGCTCCCTATTATTTGTTttggaaattataaaaaaataagagatttcttttatattatatgcttggaaaaatatgaAGAATGAGTAGTAAATCTAACTTTTTTATTCTCATCGTCAGTCGACATGCTGAGAAGTATGTTAGAAGGGGCAGATTATATTGGCCAGAGGGTGCAACCTCAAGAGACAGTATCAAAGCTGTTCAGAAGCTAGCTCGTCTTCAGGTTTGTGTTTCAGAACTTGCTGTTAACATCTTCCGTGTTTGAAAGATTTTTAGCCCTGTTGAATTTTTATGAACTATTTATTTagtatgatttttttctttttcagaatCTTATAATGCAACACGTAGACCATTCAGCTGGGGATCTTATTCATCTCTTACAGGGACTGCTTAGGTATGACCCCTCAGAAAGGTTAACGGCCCGTGATGCCCTTAGGCATCCCTTCTTTTGTAAGGATCATCTTAGGAGATAAGGACGGCTTGTTGCTAGCGTTGATTAGCATTTTGGGGGGCTAACTTTGCCCCAAAAGTGTTAATGAGAGTGAGAGAGCGCAGTTGTAAATAGTCGACCCATTCATGAATGAAATATATTGTTGCACTGAAATGCGCAATTTTGTCCACCGTCGACAGAATAGCAAATATGCCTAATGAAGGCCAAACGGCAATTTAATTCAAGTTCAATAAAAAAGACAATGTGTTccaattcattttgttttaaataactAGTCTGGGAAATTTGACGTAGGTTGTGTTTTTACGAGTTTACTATGTTTAAGATGTCTCGGTCTTTgttaaaagaaaggaaagaaaaaagtattttaatatTGTTGCAGAACGAGTGCATTTTCTTCGCCGCTGACAGAAAAATATGTAATGTGTTGCAAAAACAGTAACAGCAATTCTCGTGGGAAAGGCTGGTAAAGGATTTTTTACCTTTCTTCAGTCGATGAACTTGGTGATGGATCTGTCTGGATCTTTAAATAAATGTGAAGTTTGAAAACGAAACTTAAAAAGTATGCATGCATATCCAAacgttcatttttattttctacttaTCCAGAATAGGTCAGCAGCTACATAGATTTGGTaaaggattttaattttttttcctaggatttgaGCTGCTTTTGGACAACCACCTTAGGATCTGAGCTCTGCAACTGTTTAATAGGTGTCGGTATTAAAATACACTCTTAACATGAGACTTGATGTCAGAAATAACGACAAGCAGGAAACATGCTAACAGGAAGTTGGTTCTTTTATTACTTGTTACATTAGATTCTATAAATTGTTGCAACTTGCTCATAAGATAATTCAGTTATTGAAATGCAGAACAGCTATAAGAATGGAGTTTGTGATGTGACTTTCTTCATTCAATGAACTTAAAAATAAGAATGGCTCTtgattctccattttttttgcATCAAATATGGCAGAAATTGCAGTTCTACTACCCGCTactttttcatccctttttcGTTTCTCTTCTCCTCTTCTCTGTTCTGCTTCTGTATGTACTTGTATGTAGTAGTAGTAGATCAGGTGGAAAGCCCAATTTGCCTCCTTCCCTACCAAGGTTACCAATAATTGGAaaccttcaccaacttggttcACTCCCACATCGCTCTCTCCAAGGATTATCGCTGAAATATGGTCCTTTAATGCTCTTACACTTTGGCCAAGCTCCAACTCTTGTTGTTTCATCTTCAAATATGGTCAAAGAAATCGGCAAGACCCATGACATTGTCTTCTCCAACTGGCCCATGACAACTGCTTCTCGAATCTTACTCCAAGTATGCAAAGATTTGGCCTTTGCTCCTTATGGTGAATGCTGGAAGCAGTCTCGGAAACTTAGCGTTCATGAGTTTTTGAGTATGAAAAGAGTGCAGCAGTTGGTCAATAGGATACAAGAAGCTTGTTTCAACGATGGTTCTGTAAATCTAAGTCGGATGCTGGTTGCAATTACCAAACAACGTACTCTCTAAATGTGTTATTGGCGAGTGTTTTGTGGGAGAAGATGATGGGAGCAGATTCGCTGAGCTATCAAGAAAGCTTTCGATTCAACTAATGGCGTTTAGTGTAGGTGATTTCTACCCTTGTTTCAGATGGATCGATGTTCTGAGAGGCATAACAGGGCGTTTGAAAGAAACTTTAGAAGAATTGCACTGTTTTTTTGATAAAGTGATTGATGAACATAAAGTAGTATTGGAAAGTATAGAGGGTGAGTCCGATATGGAAGTGTTCATGGATATTCTCCTCAAACTTCAAAAGGATTGCATGTTTGATTTTGAGCTTTGTCAAGACAACCTGATCAAAGGAATCTTACTGgtctaatctctctctctctctctctctctctctcttgaagACACACACAGATACTCATGCACTTGAATATTTAGGTTGAAGCTAAAGCATTTCTAAATTGCCTGCAGGACACGTTTGTGGGTGGAAGTGAGACAACTTCAACAGGAATGGATTGGTTAATGGCAGAGCTTTTGAGGAATCCAGAGGTAATGAAGAAGGTCCAAGAAGAGGTAAGAAGAGTGGTGGGGAAAAAGCCAAAGATGGATATGAATGATATCAATCAAATGGATTACTTGAAATGTGTTATGAAAGAAACTCTAAGAGTGCATCCTCCAATTCCCCTTTTGATTCCTCGAGGAACATCGAAAACCATTGAACTCGGAGGTTAACATATTCCTGCAAAAGCTAGAGTGTTTATCAATGCATGGGCAATTCAAAGGGATCCAATTTTATGGTACAGACCCGAAGAATTTCTACCAGAGAGATTCCAAAACAGTTGTGTTGATTTCAAAGGTCAGGACTTTGAATTGATCCCATTTGGAATTGGAAGGAGGGGATGTCCTGGAATCACATTTGGGGTTGCAGTTACTGAATATCTGATTGCCAACCTTCTATACTGGTTTGACTGGAAGCTGCCTGGTGATGGTTGTTTAGGAAAGGATTTAGATATGAACGAAGTTTATGGGCTCACTGCCTATAAGAAACTTCCACTTAATCTTGTACCAGTTCCCTACTCACCTTGATCCATCAATGCAAGATTATGATCGCTCTGTTTTCTTCTAGCAATagttctttgttcttttaatttatagaGTGTATGTTTACTTGGTTTTTCACTAAATAATTTGAAATCTAACTAAGAAGTCTGTTTTATGAATTGGGTATTGATGGAATGGAAAGTTAGAAAGCTATCCATATATTTAGCAGAGACGTCACTTGTAAGTTACATCTAATTTGACTCTACattaaacccaaaaaagaaaaactaaatggACAATTAATTAAGACTGTGAATCAGGATCCAAAACGACCACATTACTATGACATATGagctaataatttatttttcatccaacaccaaaaaattattacatgtaAGGTCAATTATCCTTGTATTGGTTTAGAATTCAGTTTTCTTAGGATTTGGACTTACGATGTTTAGTTGTGTCAGTCCTAATATACAACCAAAATGAGGACTTTGTCAATCCTCAAGCCAACATATGCATTACTGCAAGAATCATGCTCAAACGTCTTGGCTTGTGACAATTCAGATGTCAGAGAgaactataaaaataaataaatatatatatatatatatatatacacacgtatAAATGTCTTGTACCGCATAATTTGTAGGAAAGGTGAACAAGTGAAAAAATCCCAAGTCAACTGAAGAGCTGCTATAAGAATGGAGTCCTGAGTTTCTTGAACTTTCTGCAGTTAGTGGATGAACTGAAACTTCCACTACCATTGCCCTATCAACTCTGCCAAGAGCTAGTTTCGCAATATCCTTCCTTGTTTCTGTTCTCCTGCTGTCTTTCCTGCTCTTCTTTATGTGCACTGGAACCTCACCTTGCAAACTCAATTTACTTCCATCCCCACCAAGATTATAAATAATTGGAAACCTTCATCAACTAGGTTCACTCCTATGCCGCTCTCTCATAGCACTCTCTGAAAAAAATGGTCCTCTAATGTTCTTGCACTTAGGCCAAGTTCTAACTCTTATAGTTTCATCTGCAGAATGCTAAAAGAAATTGTTAAAACCATTGACATTTCTTTGTCAGGCCGACCAAAGACCACTGCTTCTGATATCTTAATCTATGGCTGCAAAGACAGGGCTTATGCTCCTTATGGTGAGTACTGGAGACATGTCCGGAAGATTAGTATTCATGAACTTCTAAGCATGAAAAGGGTCCAACAATTTCAGTATGGTAAGGAAGAAGAGGTTAAGTGTTGATGAAAAGAATAGGAAAGGCTTCCTTAAATGGTGCATCTACAAATCAAAGTGAAATGCTGGTGACAACCTCCAACAACATAGTCTCTAGATGTGTTCTTGGAAAAATTTTTGTGGAAGAAGATGGTAGCAACAGGTTTGGGCAGCTTTCGAGAAGGATCTCATTGCAATTATTGGCGTTAAGCATTGGAGATTTCTACCCTGCTCTGGGATGGATTGTTGTTTTGAGAGGCTTTATAAGGAGCTTGAAAGAAGCATCTAGAGAGTTGGACAGTTCTTTTGATCAAGTTATTGATGAACATAAAGCTGCATTGGAAAATGACAACAGTGAACCTGATACAAAAGATTCTCATTCGACTCCATAAGGATGACATGCTTGATTTTGAGCTCAATCAAGATAACCTGAAAGGAATTCTACTGGTATCaaaatctctttctctctctctctctctctcaaaattCACACAGAACACCTACTGTCGCATTGAAGCTCAAGAActtatttttacattaattgcaggacatatttgtggaagtGAAACTACTTCCACAGGATTGGAATGGTTAATGGAAGAGCTTTTGAAGAATCCAAAGGTAACGAAGAAAGCACaagaagaagtaaaaaaaaGTAATGGGGAAAAAGGCGAAGATAGATGTGGGTGATATCAATAGAATGAATTACTTAAAGTGTTGTAAAGGAAAATCTATGATTACATTTATCtgctcctcttcttcttcctagAGAGACAATGACAGGCATCAAAATGGGAGGCTATCATATTCCTACAAAAACAAGAGTGTTTATCAATGCCTGGGCAATCCGAAGAGACCCAAATTTATGGAAAAAGCCACAAGAGTTTCTACCAGAGAGGTTCATGAAAAGCTGCGGTGATTTCAAAGGTCAGGATTTCCAATTCATTCCATTTGGAATTGGAAGAAGAGGATGTCCTGGAATGTCATTTGGGGTTGCTGCTACTGAATATGTGATAGCAAACTTTTGCATTGGTTTGACTGGAAGTTGCCTGCTGAATTTGATGATGTTTATGGACTCACACTTCAGAAGAAAGTTCCTCTTCATCTTATACCTATACCACACACCATTTGAGCCTTGTGAATCTCATATAAATCTCTTATGTTGCTACTAATTTGTTAATtgtaatttgtatttatttctggtttagttgttttaCAAGTAGCttttatgatattatttatgattgaatttcactaaaataaatttgaaacaaaAGTTTAAGTTGTCAATTAAACAAATTGTCATCGCCaaactttttgattttttttttttttttttttttgagttggtGTAGTAAGAAATTAAGTGCTGTTATGATTAATTTGTACTTGATTTTCTGCTAAATAGATTGAAACCAAGCTAATTTAAAAGTGTGTTTATACTTCAGAAAGCAATCCATGTCTTTACGCTTCATTGTAGAGTCAAATTTTAGTTCTTCCTTTGTAGTTCcgttttaattttgttgaagTTCCTGCTTTTATCTTAGACACAAGGAATTCGAAGCCTGAGAACATTCTCAAACAACTCTTTATTGTTTGGTTGGAAAATCAGAATAATCAGTTTCGAACAAACTGAGGATGTCTTCAACTTTAGGATTTGGTTTTCATGCGAAGCAAAGATGATGAATCTTATGCAACAATATTGTTAAATGATTACATAATCTTacccttttttaaaacaaagtcAGTGTAGAACATATtgttaaatgttaaaatatcaCTGATTCTAAAAACTTAAATCGATGGAATGTgagcttttatttcatttatattttttttctaacactACCCCTCAAAAGTAGATCCACATCTTTTTGTCTTCTGTCTGGATCCttacatttgtattttttttataactttaagCTGATGgggcttttatttaatttatatttttttctaacactCTTTCTCAAATGTAAGTCAATCTCTTTGATCTCTGGTTCTGATATTATGTTGAAATACTATTAATCCAAAAAGCTTAAACTGATGGAAaggacttttattttatttatatattttttttctaacaaatGACAATTTTtgcagtttatatatatatatatatatatatatatatatatggcattgAAATGTCAAGGGATTTATGGAAAGAGACTTATGAAGTATATAATAACAGATAGCTTTGGATGATAGACTAGAAAGTCTATAACTAGCTGCAACTTGcatcaaaaccataaaaaagaaaaagtctgtaaaaaataaatagtagacCATGGACATTATAGTGGTTAAAccgaataattaattttaatgaacCATGGACATTATAGTGGTTAAAccgaataattaattttaatgaagTAAAACGTCATCACCTCAAAGTCAAAGATTGTATCATTTTTATTGGTTCTactttttgataataaaatttcagCAAACACACTTTTCACTAAACGGAACTCTGGATACTCTCCCCCAGTTTCCAAAAAGATGGCATGCTTGATTTTTGAACTGTCGGGACAACCTGATCAGAGGAATCTTAGTGGTCTAAAATGATgatctctgtctctctctcaaGAACACACATAGAGACACTTGTGCATTCAAACATTGTGGCTGAAGCTAAAGGATCTCTACGTAGCCTGCAGAACATGTTTGTTGGTGGAAGTGACATGTTTGggaaaagtgtttttttttttttttttggttaattggaTCTACATGGAATGGAAGACTAGAAAAGCAATCCATATTTTTTATGGCAGACTTCACTTGCCACTAGCCACAAAGACTAACTCTGCAATTAATTAAGAAGACTAGCCACAAAGACTAACTCTGCAATTAATTAAGAAGACTAACTCTGCAATTCTGCAATTAATTAAGAAGACTGACTCTGCAATTAATTAAGAAGACTAACTCTGCAATTCTGCAATTAACTAAGAAGACTTACTCTGCAATTAATTAAGGCCATGAATCAGAATCCAAAGCACTAACCTGTCTATGACATATGAGCTAACGATTTATTTTTCATCcaaatccaaaccaaaaaataaaaaaataaaaaaataaaaaattacatatatatatatatatatatatgtaaagctCACCTACCAGACTATGTCTGAATCTGACACATG
Protein-coding regions in this window:
- the LOC107418341 gene encoding serine/threonine-protein kinase AFC2 isoform X1, encoding MEMERVTEFPLTHLDRRPRKRARLGWDVPQAPKAQVGMFCGQDVGNLASFASLSAPSDNNTSSCSLFPKGVARNGSPPWREDDKDGHYMFGIGDNLTSRYKIQGKMGEGTFGQVLECWDREKKEMVAIKVVRGIKKYREAAMIEIEVLQQLGKHDKGGNRCVQIRNWFDYRNHICIVFEKLGPSLYDFLRKNNYRSFPIDLVREIGRQLLECVAFMHDLRLIHTDLKPENILLVSSDYVKVPDYKNSSRSPKDSSYYKRVPKSSAVKVIDFGSTTYERQDQNYIVSTRHYRAPEVILGLGWSYPCDVWSVGCILVELCTGEALFQTHENLEHLAMMERVLGPMPQHILKRVDRHAEKYVRRGRLYWPEGATSRDSIKAVQKLARLQNLIMQHVDHSAGDLIHLLQGLLRYDPSERLTARDALRHPFFCKDHLRR
- the LOC107418341 gene encoding serine/threonine-protein kinase AFC2 isoform X2 — encoded protein: MGEGTFGQVLECWDREKKEMVAIKVVRGIKKYREAAMIEIEVLQQLGKHDKGGNRCVQIRNWFDYRNHICIVFEKLGPSLYDFLRKNNYRSFPIDLVREIGRQLLECVAFMHDLRLIHTDLKPENILLVSSDYVKVPDYKNSSRSPKDSSYYKRVPKSSAVKVIDFGSTTYERQDQNYIVSTRHYRAPEVILGLGWSYPCDVWSVGCILVELCTGEALFQTHENLEHLAMMERVLGPMPQHILKRVDRHAEKYVRRGRLYWPEGATSRDSIKAVQKLARLQNLIMQHVDHSAGDLIHLLQGLLRYDPSERLTARDALRHPFFCKDHLRR
- the LOC107418341 gene encoding serine/threonine-protein kinase AFC2 isoform X3, whose product is MIKAATVMHDLRLIHTDLKPENILLVSSDYVKVPDYKNSSRSPKDSSYYKRVPKSSAVKVIDFGSTTYERQDQNYIVSTRHYRAPEVILGLGWSYPCDVWSVGCILVELCTGEALFQTHENLEHLAMMERVLGPMPQHILKRVDRHAEKYVRRGRLYWPEGATSRDSIKAVQKLARLQNLIMQHVDHSAGDLIHLLQGLLRYDPSERLTARDALRHPFFCKDHLRR
- the LOC107418341 gene encoding serine/threonine-protein kinase AFC2 isoform X4 encodes the protein MHDLRLIHTDLKPENILLVSSDYVKVPDYKNSSRSPKDSSYYKRVPKSSAVKVIDFGSTTYERQDQNYIVSTRHYRAPEVILGLGWSYPCDVWSVGCILVELCTGEALFQTHENLEHLAMMERVLGPMPQHILKRVDRHAEKYVRRGRLYWPEGATSRDSIKAVQKLARLQNLIMQHVDHSAGDLIHLLQGLLRYDPSERLTARDALRHPFFCKDHLRR